TGTGTATAATCAATGTTTACTGATGGCGTTTCATTTTGCTCATCAAATGACGCTGCTAATACGATTGGTACTGGAGACTTTTTAAATTCTTCAATGTGAATGTCTGTAATATCTTCACCCATGAAAACAATTCCGTCCACTTGTTTTCCAAGCATCGTATTTAATAAATGGAACTCTTTCTCTTTGTTTTGGTCAGAGTTACTTAAAATGATGTTATATTTGTACATTGTTGCGATATCTTCAATTCCACGAGCAAGTTCTGCATAAAACGTATTTGAGATATCAGGAATAATAACACCTACTGTAGTCGTCTTCTTACTTGCTAATCCACGTGCTACCGCATTTGGACGGTATCCTAAACGATCAATTGCTTCTAATACTTTCTTTCTTGTTGTAGGCTTTACATTTGGGTTACCGTTCACAACACGAGATACGGTAGCCATTGAAACGTTCGCTTCGCGCGCTACATCATATATTGTTACGTTCATCTCATCGCACACTCCTTCTATTTTTGCTATCTATTTTTATGTATCGGTTACTTGAATGAAAAAAAGACATCAACTCTATTTGCAGATGCCACCAATCGTCCCGAGTTCTTCCTTTTACTAATGATACGATAAAAACGCAGGGTCATACAATATTTTCCCGCAAAAGTTTCGAAAAAATTCGCTTCTTTTCTCGTATTTTCGTATTTTTCATGAAAAAAAGGGCATTTTTTGTAAAAATATAGATGTTTCATAAGTAGAAATCTTATTTTAAGCAGTACGCTAGATAGTAATTGAAATTTATATCAGCGATTTTTTGAATATATCGACTTACCAACAAAAATTGACAATGATGGCCACTTGATGCGCTGGATCTAGAAGTACTCGGCAATTTGCGAAGATCACAATGCGTTACATCGCCAATGCAAGGGCAGGAAGGTACAGCGGAAATATGGAGCGTATTACGCAGCGCTCTGTCCTATCTTACACTTTTATTTACAATAAAAAAAGACAGTTTAAATACTGTCTTTTTTATAAGAAGGAAACAAACGGTTTATCGCTGTTTTTCTCTTTTATAACAATTGCCTCGATTTTATTCTCGGACTTTATCTGCAATTGTACTTTTGCATCTTTCGGTAATTGTTCTAACATAATTTGAGCAGCCAATTGAGTAAGAGCCATTAATTCTGTTTTACCGTTATATTTAATAACAATATTCATATTTAATGTATCCATTTGATTTTTCTTATAAGAAACTTTAGCATTTACTGGAATAAAGTCTCCAGGAGAAAAACCTTTCATTTCCTTAGCAAAGTCATCTATTTTTGTATTATCTTCTCCATGTGCTTGTGTAAATTCATCAGAAGGATATGAATACGCTTTTTCTTCAATCGCATTCCAATTTCCAATGTTCGTATCATTCTTTTGAACAGTAGCACTAGCAATATACGTACCATTTTTTAAAGAACTTGTACTTTCTTGCTTAAAGATAGCAAACGTAATTGGGGATTTATTATACTTGTCATTTTTATGAATAGCTTCAATCAGTTGATTGGCAACTTCAGTCCCCTTAGACATTGCTTCTTCATTCGATACACTTGAAGACATAGCTAAACCGATCATAACACCAGATAAACTTAGTTCGTTTGAATTCTGCTTTCCGAAATAGTCTTGTTCTATAATATTTGTCAAAACGGGCGCTTTTACTTTTGCGACTAGTTCATCAACTAACTTCTCAGGAATATACTGATTTAATTGAAGCACATGATTCTCTGTATCAAATTGCTCTTTCGCAATATTCATTAAACCATTTTCATACTCTGCTAAATCTAATTTAGAATTTGTTGTTATATTAGCTGTATTTATAACCTTTTGTTCTTTTAAAGGGATTACAGTTCTATAATAATCTTTAGAAACAGCAGTTCTTGGAATCATACTTTTTTCTTTCGTATCTTTCTGTATAACTTCATCCTTCTTACTAATCGTATCATTACTACAAGCTCCTAGTAATAGACTTACGACCGCGAAAGATAATGCCATTTTCTTCATTACTTAAAACCTACTTTCAACAATCTAGTTATTTAATTTGAACTAATAACAGTGTACCATTAAATATATTTCAACAAAAACAAAAAAAAGAAGCAAGCACCTTTCGCTTGCTTCTTTTTACTTAATATTCTCTTCTAAAGCGTCTTTTTTTATGTTCCAATGAGACGTATTCCATACTACCATCCCATCTTTTATGTATAACACTTGCGGAGATTCATGTTTAATGCTGTACTGTTCTGCAACACGATTCGAAACATCTCTCGCATCTTGTACGTATAAGCAATACGCTGGCACTGCCCTTTCTTCACTACAATAAGCTTGAAATTCTGTATAGGCACCATGACTAATCGGGCATGTCGTACTATGTTTAAAAAGAACATAAGGTTCGTTTTTTTCTACTAATACTTCAAGCTCTTCAATTGTTTCAACTTTTGTCATATTCATCACGATTCACCTCTCATACGAAGTCTAGAGCGCTTCTCTTTCTTTTCAGCTTTTTTCTCAAGTCTTTCTAATTTACGCTCTTCTTTTTCAACCTTTTTCTCTTGTCTTGTCGCACGATAATGATTGTATACTTCAATTGCTGCGCTACTCCACTGTACAACTTGCGCTACTTTATCTGCATTATTTTCAATTTCGTCCGTAACAGACTCTGATACATTACGAAGTTTCGTATTTAAAGAATGGATTGTCGTTCCAATTCCATCTACACCCGACACTACTTTATTTAATGATTGTGACTTCTGTTGAATGTCATCAGCTAACGCATTTGTCTTATGTAATAATTGCTCCGTCTCTACGCTAATCCCTTGCATTTGCTTTTCTAAACCTTCTAACGTGCTTGCAACGTTTTCTAACGTCTTCTGAACCGATAACAACGTTCTGCATACATACACTACTAATACAGCGAAAGCAACCGCGATAATAGCTGCACTTACATATAAAAGAACTTGCATTTCATCACTTCCTTTATCTTTTTCATACTTTCCCCTATTATACAATCATTTTCCGTTTCGTTCTAATCCCTATCTTTTCATTAGAATTTTCATACTTATTCGTTAACTTTAACATAAATCATTCAACAAATTCCACTAAGTAGGTTACAATAGGAGAGGATACATAATTAGTAGGGAGGCTTTACATATGAAAGATCCACGCATTGAAAAGTTAGCATACAATTTAATTAACTACTCTATTCGCTTACAAAAAGGCGAAAAAGTATTAATTGAAAACTTTGGCTTACAAAAAGAACTTGTAACTGCACTTGTAAAAGAAGCATATGCAGCTGGTGGTTTCCCATTCGTTTCTTTAAAAGATCATCAAGTAGATCGCTCTTTATTAATGGGTGCTACTGAAGAACATTTCGAACAAATCGCAGCGTATGAAGCAAGCGTAATGAAAGATATGGACGCTTATATCGGTCTTCGCTCTGGTGATAACATTAACGAACAAGCTGACGTACCAAGTGAGAGAATGCAAATTCACGGTCAAACAGTTGGTAAGAAAGTTCATAGAGACATCCGCGTTCCAAAAACACGCTGGGTTGTTCTTCGCTACCCAAATGCTTCTATGGCACAGCTTGCGAAAATGAGCACAGAAGCTTTCGAAGACTTCTACTTCGAAGTATGTAACTTAGACTACGGTAAAATGGATAAGGCGATGGATAGCCTTGTTACATTAATGAATAAAACAGATAAAGTGCGCCTAACTGGACCTGGAACTGACTTAACATTCTCTATTAAAGACATTCCAGCAATTAAATGCTCAGGTCATTTAAACATTCCAGACGGTGAAGTATACTCTGCACCCGTTCGTGATTCTGTTAACGGTACAGTTTCTTACAACACGCCATCTCCTTACAACGGTTATACATTTGAAAATGTACAACTTAAGTTCGAGAACGGCCAAATCGTTGAAGCAACTGCAAACGATACAGAACGCATTAACAAAATCTTCGATATAGACGAAGGCGCACGCTACGTTGGTGAGTTCGCAATCGGCGTAAACCCATACATCTTGCATCCAATGGGAGATATCCTATTCGATGAAAAAATCGATGGCAGCTTCCACTTCACTCCTGGACAAGCTTACGACGATGCATGGAACGGTAACAACTCGAACATTCACTGGGATTTAGTATGCATCCAACGCCCTGAATACGGCGGCGGTGAAATTTACTTCGACGACGTACTAATCCGTAAAGACGGACGCTTCGTTGTACCTGAATTAGAAGCTTTAAATCCAGAGAACTTAAAATAATAATAAAAACGCTCGGAGTTTTCTCTGAGCGTTTTTATTATTATTTTAATAAGTCTTTCGCCACATCTTCTGGCACTTTAAAACTCATTTTCTTATTTTTCATTTCAACTTCAACATAAGGGACATCTTTATATACTGTCATCGTACCAATTTCATGTAACTCCTTTTTATCTTTACTCGACTCCGATAATTTTGTTGTATCCTCTTGGTACATTTTAAATGTTTTCCCTTGCGGAGTATCTAAAGGAGCTGACTGCATTTCCCACTTATCCATTTTCATGACTTCAAACAGCTTTTCAATTTCTTTCTTATCGGTAATTACTTTCTTCTCACTTGAATCAGTAAGTGATTCAATTTCAACTTTTTGTGCCTTTTCTAAGTTCATACCTGCCTTTTCCTTCTTCGTACTACATCCTATTAAAAGAATCGATGCGGTTAGCAGAAGTACAAATAACATAAGGACTTTTTTCATTTCTAATCCTCCTAACTACATAGACCTACTTTTCTCGCTTTTTGTTTGCTGAAAGTGAAAATAATACAAAAGTGCCACTGCAATAGTACCAATTACTATCGGAACATATAAAGGCAGATTCCATTTCGTATATACTCTAGTGCAGCCAACAATTACAAACAAAATTTCCAAACAAAATAAAGGTTTTACATATTTCATTTCTTACCCACCATTTCTATTTTCACATGTGGATTCTCTTTTTCTACAAGTGATAAAAACTGCTTCATATGTTGCGGCATCGCAAGCAGGTGTACTTTATATGAATTCGTCGTAATTTCAAGTGATCTCCCAACTTGACGAATGATTCTTATCTCTTTCAATACGATATCGTCATTTAAAATACCGTACTTTAATACACCATTTTCTACTTTATGCTTTTTAATAAATACTTCCCAAACGAGCGGGACATTTACAATGAAACATAATCCCATCCCAATTAACGCTGACATCCAATGATCTTTATTTGCGACAATCATGACGAGTGGATACACAAACATAAAAGCTAACGTGAGACAAACGAAAAATACTACTGATTTACTTCTTTGAATCGGAAAATTCATACATACACCTCCCGACCTAAATTATACCATTAATTCCATTTTAATTCATAAAAAAAGGCTATTTCTAAATGACCTCCTTAAACCATATACCCTACTTATCTTGAATCTCTTTCCATTCTGAAGCTAGTAAACTGTATACAGCGATATCGTGAAAATGATCATACAGCCATTCTTCATCTCTTAAAATACCATCTAACTTAAACTCTAAACGCTCTGGAATAGCACGGCTTTTCACATTTTCAACACCGCATCTAATTTCCATTTTATTTAATTTTAAATTCTCAAATGCATAGTGAAGTACAGCCTTTACGCTACGCGTCATAATACCTTTCCCGCCAGCATCTTCTGCAAGATAATATCCAAGGCTCGCCGCTTTCTTCCCCCAGCTTACCGGATGAATGCCTACCATCCCAACGAGCTTTCCTTTATAACGTATACCACTTTCAAAACCGTCTCCCTCTGCAAACTTCTTTAACCACATCGGACAAATCTCATTATAAGCATCAGCAGATTTCATCCCATCTACCCAAGGAAGCCATCTTCTTAAATGATTACGGTTTTGATTTATTAATTGATATAGTTCCTCTTTATGATGCTTCTCTAATAACTGTAATTCAATTTCGTCGTCTACTCGGAGTGTGAACATTTTTTTAGCTCCTCTTCTTATTTTTCTTATTATTCTAACACTTCCAAATGGAAAATACCCCTCTAACATATCAACGATTTTTAAAATACATCGACGATTCGTCAAAGGATATCGACTTACCGACTAAATTCGACAACATTACTACACCCTACAACACAACAAAAAAAGACGCACAGCTAAGCTATGCGTCTTTTTATTACTTCTCTGCAACTTGAACTTCTTTTACGTAAGCTGCTTCGAATTTTTGGATGTCTCCTGCGCCCATGAAAATGAGAACGCCGTTTTTATGTTTCTTTAATACATCCGTTGTTGTATCTGTAATTAGTTCTGCACCGTCAATACGCTTTTGCAGATCTTCGATTGTTAATTCACCTTTGTTTTCGCGCGCTGATCCGAAAATATCACATAAGTATACTTGGTCAGCTTTGCTTAGGCTTTCAGCGAACTCATCTAAGAACTTTTCTGTACGTGAGAATGTGTGCGGCTGGAATACAGCGACAATTTCACGCTCTGGATGTTTTTGACGAGCTGCTTCAATCGTTGCATTAATTTCTGTCGGATGGTGTGCGTAGTCATCAATAATAACTTGCTCTCCCATTGGCTTTTCATTAAAGCGACGTTTTACGCCTTCAAAAGTTGTTAACTGATGCTTAACTGCTTCTACATCAACGTTTTCATAATGGCAAAGTGCGATTACTGCTAATGCATTTAATACGCTGTGGTTGCCGTAGCCTGTAATTTTGAACGTGTCATAGTACGTATTACGAACGAATACATCGAAAATAGTACCGTCAGTTCTCTTTTGAATGTTACGTGCTTGGAAATCATTATCTTCTCCAAATCCATAGAAAATAACAGGTACTTTCGCTTGAATTTTTTGAAGTTCTTCATCATCTCCACATGCAATAATGCCTTTTTTCACTTGCAATGCCATCTCTTGGAATGCACTGAATACATCATTGATATCTGTGAAATAATCTGGATGATCAAAATCAATGTTTGTCATAATTGCATAGTCTGGATTGTAAGACAAGAAATGACGACGATACTCACAAGCTTCAAATACAAAATACTTACTATTTTCTACCCCATGCCCTGTTCCATCTCCAATAAGGTAAGATGTAGGGTGTGCACCTTGCATTACATGGGCTAACAAACCAGTTGTTGATGTTTTTCCATGCGCACCAGTTACAGCAACACTTGTGTATTGGTTCATAAGATCACCTAAGAAGTGATGGTAACGATGTACTGGGATGTTTAATTCTTTTGCTGCTACGATTTCTTCATGCGTATCAGGAAATGCATTTCCTGCAATAATCACTTGTCCTTCTTTTACATTACTTTTATCAAAAGGAAGAATCGAGATATTACGCTTTTCCAACGCTGTTTGTGTAAAGAAACGCTTTTCATAATCAGACCCTTGAACAGTATGCTTCATGTCATGAAGAATTTGCGCTAATGAACTCATTCCTGTTCCTTTAATTCCTACAAAATGGTAAACTGTCATCTTAAAGAACCTCCAACATTTCGAACTAATACAACGGCCTATCTATAAGACAGTATATGAATCTTTTCTTATTTTGGTAATCATCATACATTTTTGATGTAGTGAAGTTATTCTTCCCTTCACTTATCAGGATAAACTCGTACGTACTTCTTTTTTATGTTCATAACAAATCCATTATAGCAAAAAAGAAGCCGCTATACTATGATAACAGAAAAACTGATAGGGTCAATCACCTATCAGTTTTTCTCTCTTTTACATATCTTCTCTTTTTTCTAATTGAACACGCTCTAAACGTGGGTTTGGACGATATTTACGACCAGCTTTTGCTTCTGGTTTTCCATTTAATTCTACGTTATCACCAGTAAAGCCAATATTCATTTTTAATAAGCTACTTCCTACTCCGTATATATCAACAGGTACGTTTTGAGCTTCAAATTCACGAATACGCTTCTCATCAAATCCACCAGTTACAACGATGTCTACATGCTGGAATCCTTCCTCATC
This genomic window from Bacillus anthracis str. Vollum contains:
- a CDS encoding CamS family sex pheromone protein encodes the protein MKKMALSFAVVSLLLGACSNDTISKKDEVIQKDTKEKSMIPRTAVSKDYYRTVIPLKEQKVINTANITTNSKLDLAEYENGLMNIAKEQFDTENHVLQLNQYIPEKLVDELVAKVKAPVLTNIIEQDYFGKQNSNELSLSGVMIGLAMSSSVSNEEAMSKGTEVANQLIEAIHKNDKYNKSPITFAIFKQESTSSLKNGTYIASATVQKNDTNIGNWNAIEEKAYSYPSDEFTQAHGEDNTKIDDFAKEMKGFSPGDFIPVNAKVSYKKNQMDTLNMNIVIKYNGKTELMALTQLAAQIMLEQLPKDAKVQLQIKSENKIEAIVIKEKNSDKPFVSFL
- the ytxJ gene encoding bacillithiol system redox-active protein YtxJ: MNMTKVETIEELEVLVEKNEPYVLFKHSTTCPISHGAYTEFQAYCSEERAVPAYCLYVQDARDVSNRVAEQYSIKHESPQVLYIKDGMVVWNTSHWNIKKDALEENIK
- a CDS encoding DUF948 domain-containing protein; protein product: MQVLLYVSAAIIAVAFAVLVVYVCRTLLSVQKTLENVASTLEGLEKQMQGISVETEQLLHKTNALADDIQQKSQSLNKVVSGVDGIGTTIHSLNTKLRNVSESVTDEIENNADKVAQVVQWSSAAIEVYNHYRATRQEKKVEKEERKLERLEKKAEKKEKRSRLRMRGES
- a CDS encoding aminopeptidase — its product is MKDPRIEKLAYNLINYSIRLQKGEKVLIENFGLQKELVTALVKEAYAAGGFPFVSLKDHQVDRSLLMGATEEHFEQIAAYEASVMKDMDAYIGLRSGDNINEQADVPSERMQIHGQTVGKKVHRDIRVPKTRWVVLRYPNASMAQLAKMSTEAFEDFYFEVCNLDYGKMDKAMDSLVTLMNKTDKVRLTGPGTDLTFSIKDIPAIKCSGHLNIPDGEVYSAPVRDSVNGTVSYNTPSPYNGYTFENVQLKFENGQIVEATANDTERINKIFDIDEGARYVGEFAIGVNPYILHPMGDILFDEKIDGSFHFTPGQAYDDAWNGNNSNIHWDLVCIQRPEYGGGEIYFDDVLIRKDGRFVVPELEALNPENLK
- a CDS encoding PH domain-containing protein, translating into MNFPIQRSKSVVFFVCLTLAFMFVYPLVMIVANKDHWMSALIGMGLCFIVNVPLVWEVFIKKHKVENGVLKYGILNDDIVLKEIRIIRQVGRSLEITTNSYKVHLLAMPQHMKQFLSLVEKENPHVKIEMVGKK
- a CDS encoding GNAT family N-acetyltransferase, translating into MFTLRVDDEIELQLLEKHHKEELYQLINQNRNHLRRWLPWVDGMKSADAYNEICPMWLKKFAEGDGFESGIRYKGKLVGMVGIHPVSWGKKAASLGYYLAEDAGGKGIMTRSVKAVLHYAFENLKLNKMEIRCGVENVKSRAIPERLEFKLDGILRDEEWLYDHFHDIAVYSLLASEWKEIQDK
- the murC gene encoding UDP-N-acetylmuramate--L-alanine ligase gives rise to the protein MTVYHFVGIKGTGMSSLAQILHDMKHTVQGSDYEKRFFTQTALEKRNISILPFDKSNVKEGQVIIAGNAFPDTHEEIVAAKELNIPVHRYHHFLGDLMNQYTSVAVTGAHGKTSTTGLLAHVMQGAHPTSYLIGDGTGHGVENSKYFVFEACEYRRHFLSYNPDYAIMTNIDFDHPDYFTDINDVFSAFQEMALQVKKGIIACGDDEELQKIQAKVPVIFYGFGEDNDFQARNIQKRTDGTIFDVFVRNTYYDTFKITGYGNHSVLNALAVIALCHYENVDVEAVKHQLTTFEGVKRRFNEKPMGEQVIIDDYAHHPTEINATIEAARQKHPEREIVAVFQPHTFSRTEKFLDEFAESLSKADQVYLCDIFGSARENKGELTIEDLQKRIDGAELITDTTTDVLKKHKNGVLIFMGAGDIQKFEAAYVKEVQVAEK